The nucleotide window CTGCGCTACACCGATGCGCTGACCATGGCCGACAACGTCGTCACCTACCGCTTCGTCGCCCGCCAAGTAGCGCAGAAGAACAGCGTCCATATCAGCTTCATGCCCAAGCCCGTGTTCGGTGTTAACGGTTCCGGCATGCACGTGCACATGTCCCTGTTCAAGAACGGCCGCAACCTGTTCTTCGATGCCCGCTCGCCGATGAACATATCCGATACTGCACGCCACTACGTGGCCGGCCTGCTGCGCCATGCTTCCGAACTGACTGCGGTCACCAACCAGTGGGTCAATTCGTACAAGCGGCTGGTGCCGGGGTACGAGGCGCCGGTCTACATATCCTGGGCCCAGATGAATCGCTCGGCCCTGGTGCGGGTCCCCGCCTTTGACAAGAAGCGGCCCAACTCGGCCCGGGTCGAGTACCGCTCACCTGACCCGGCCTGCAACCCGTACCTGGCATTTGCGGTGCTCATCGCCGCCGGCCTCGAAGGCGTCACGAAGAAACTGAAGCTGGGGCCCCCGACCTCGGACAACATCTACCGCATGACCTCCCGGGAACGCAAAGATGCGGGTATCGGCTCGCTGCCCTCGGATCTACATGGCGCGGTGCTTGAAGCCGAAGCCAGCCCGTTCGTGCGTGCGGCCCTCGGCGACGAGATGTTCGAGAGCTTCATCCGCAACAAGAAGCTGGAGTGGGACGAGTACAAGATGCAGGTGAGCGAGTACGAGATCCGGCGCTACCTGCCCCTGCTCTAGCGCTGCAGTAGCAGGCCGCCTCCACGGCGGTTGACAACTCGGCTGCGGCCGACTATCCTCCCGGCGTGGGAACGACGCTTCTCGTAGCGCTGGTCGCCGCCAGTCGCATCGTCATCACCGAAGTCATGGCCAATCCCAGGGGTATCACCGGCGTGCACATGCCGGAGGACCGGAACGAGTTCGTCGAGCTCTACAACCCGACTGACACCATGCTCGACCTGGCGGGGTGGACGATCAGCGACGGTGACGCGGTCGACCAGATCTGCGCCTGGACCGACTCCTCAATCCTCAACCCCGGATCGCTCCGCCTGGGCACGACCTGGCTGGACCCATGCTGCTACGCTGTCGTCCTCGACCCGGAGTACACCGACACGGCTGCACTCGGAGGCTGTGAGCAGCCGTACCGTTTCGGGCCGGGTACGCTGCTGCTGACCGTCGGCAATACGACGATCGGCGACGGCCTGACAACTAACGATCCGGTTGTCCTCGGCTCCGCTGCAGGAGACACCAGTACCTTCGGGACTCCCTCGGACCCGACCGACTCGATTCCCTGCGACGCGGGCGACGGAATCTCCTGGGAGCGGATCGACGTGCTTGGCCCGGACACGGTCTCGAACTGGATAGCCTGCCTGGATACCGCCGGATGTACGCCCGGCAGCCCAAACAGCAGCCTGACCTACCTCGACCTCGCCGTCAGCGGCATCGCCCTCGTAGATACCGCGACGCCGCCGCCGGGTAAGCCCCTTGTCGCCACTGCCTGCGTGTCTAACGTCGGCTTCGCGCCCGCCAACGGCTGGAGCCTCTCGGTCTTCCTGGACCGCAACGGCAACATCAGGCCCGACGTCGGCGAGCACGACTCCACTTTCGTCGGTGGCTCCCTGCTGCCGGGACAAACGGAGACCCTCACCGTTCACCTCACTTGCCCGCCAGTGACGTCCGATCTCTGTGCGCTGCTCCTCAACCCAGACGGTGATTCGGCGAACAACTTCATGCGCCTGACCATCAGGCCCGCCGGGTCGGGACGGCTATTCGACCTGAACCTCTCGAGCTTCAGCCCGGACGGCGACGGTCGCGAAGAGAGCCTCGCCGTTGCCTATCGCCTGCCCGAGGCAAAGGGAACGTTGCAGGTGATGGTCTACAACCTTGGTGGCAGGCAGGTGGCGACGCTCTTCTCCGGGAAGCCATTGGCCGCGAGCGCGGTTGTCTACTGGGACGGCCGCACATCAGCCGGCGACCGTGCGCCGTTCGGGGTCTACGCGGTCTGCGTCGAGTACCGGAACGGTGGAACCACTCGCACCGAGAAGTTGCCGGTCGTGTTGTTGCGGAAGTAGCCTGCCGAAACTGCGAACGCCGAGCGCCGAACGGCGAACGCGGAACTCCCTCAGCCAAGCCACAGGAAACAGCCGGGTTCCTGGCTTACACTTCGGCGTTCGGACTTTGTACTTCGGAGGTTCTAGTTGGCGCTCAGTTGGGTGAGTACGTAGTTGTCCGGGTTCACCCAGTTGCCGTTTTTGAGCACGGCGTAGTGCAGGTGGGTTCCGGTCGACCTTCCGGAATTGCCCACCGTAGCAATCACGTCACCGCGCAGCACGTTCTCGCCGCCGCTGACTTTGAGCGTCCGGCAGTGCGCGTAGAACGTCCTGATGCCGGCGCCGTGTTCCAGCTCGACGCACCGGCCCCAGCCGCTCTTCCAGCCAGCGTAGACAACTCGACCCGCGGCAGTAGCCGCAACAGGAGAGCCCGTGGGCGCGACGATGTCGAGACCCGCATGCATCTCGCGGCGGCCGGTGAACGGGTCGCGGCGATAGCCGTAGCCCGAGCCGATCCAGCCTTGCACCGGCCAGATGGAAGGTACGTTCTTGAGCCGCGACTCCTGTTCCTTGAGCGCGGCCTCGATTTCACTCAGGGACTGCTGCTCGAACCGGACCCTCCTGAGCATCGCGTCGACCCGCGGCTCCGGGCTGGGTGGCTGGTTGCCGCCGATACCCATCAGCCGGATGTCGCTCGGGATGAGTGGCAGGCTGATGGACGCCCGCAGCTTGTTGTCCACCTGCTCGGCCCGGGTCATGAACTGACGGAAAGTATCCATCGCCGCAGCATAGGCCGCCACCTGGGCCTTGAGGTTCGCGTTCTCCCGAGAAAGCCGGCCGACGCGGCCGCTGTCGGTCAAACGCGAGACCGCCAAAGACCCGAGCAATGACCCCAGGACGAAGAGCGCCACCACCCCGGCGATGCCAAGGTAGATGGCGTATGCGGGAACGAACAGGTTCAGAAACCTGTTGCGGCGCTTCAGTGCAACCAGTACCTGGAGCGGTTCCACAAGAGTAACTATAGCGGAAGCGAGCCTGCGGTCAAGAAAGGCGGCGGGCCGGCAAACCAGCGGTCAGACAGCAGACCGTGCCGCCCCACTCTACCACTAGACCAGCTGACCTCTTGACTACTACCTGTAGACTAGGAACTTGTCCCGGAACGAGGTCGAGGCCGACTGCGACCCGGCGGAGGAAGCCTCCGTCACTCGGGCGTCCAGCTTGTACAGGTACACGCCGTTGGCGAGCGGCTGCCCGTCCTTGTCGAGGCCGTCCCATTCAAGCTGATTGTATCCGAACCCGCACGGAGCCGGCTGCAGCACTCGCACCAGCCGACCGGCCACCGTGAACACCTTGACCGAAACCAGGGCGGCACGGTTGAGTCCGAACGTGAACCTCGCGGGCCCGGTCGTCGGGTTGGGATAGACCAGGCAGTCACTAAGTTTCAGTGCGTCGGTGAGTTGGGTCTTGAGGAGTACGGTCAGACGCGTACGATTCTGACCCGGATTGGTCGGTTCGACCATGTTGTCAGCAGCCGTGATCGTCAGCGAGTCCATCTCGTTCTCCAGTTCGAGTGGATACGTGAACTGCCCGGCTACCGTCGAATTGTTGTCGTAGTGGAAGTAGCTCGCGAGCGCGGTGATGGTGCCGGCCATCTTCAGGCTCAGCACCACATCCTGTATCGCCGGGTCCATGTTGGGCACCAGGAAGATGCCCGACTCGTCGCTCAACCGTCCGAGCAAGCCGAAGTTGCGTGGAACAAGGTTTGTGTCACCCGGCACCAGCGGGATGCCGTCCGCGTACAGACCCACCACCGGGGGCTGGTTGTCTGAGGTCGAGACGGCGGTGTCGAGAGAAATCGAGTCTCGCTCATAGGAAAGGGCGGTCTGCCCGCCGAAGCTGTACAGGGAGACGCGACCGCTGCCGGGTATCCGGATGTAGCGTCCGTTGGCAACGACGGTCGTCTCCGGGTACGGCAGCCTCGGTACGGTGAACGACCCGAGGACCCGACTCGAATCGAAGGTTCCGACGCCGTGGTGGATTTCGTACCCGGGCAGATCGTAGACCAGACCTTGAGGAACCACGTCAGAATAGTATTCTCGTCGCCAGACGGCTTCGCGCGCCGACACCTCGTAGGAACCCCTGGCACGGACCGTTTCGGCGGCTGTGAATTCGTTCCTGCCGCCCGGATAGAAGGTGTCGGGGCTGACCTCGGGAGCCGGACCGCGGCGCGGCATCCTGAGCACGGTAGCCGGGTCGCCGAACAGACAATAGTGGGAGATTTCGGCCGCCACGAAGCCCTGCAGGTAGGCCGGTCCGATCGGCTCGCCGGGATAGTCGATCAGCCTCTTGAACATCGTCCGAGCGAACCTGGCGTTGCTGGTCGACCCCGTTGCCTTGGTCGCAGCCACCCCGGCGATAGTCCCGCCTTCCTTCCGCACCAGCTCCTCGGCAATTGCCTCATACCGCGTATCCTCAAACCGACCCACTCCGCACGAACCGTAGAAAGCTATCGGGCTGCGGGTCCCGTTGTTGACGCTCGGCACCGTGTTGGTGATGTGGAGTGCCTGTTCGTGGCATAGCTGGAATCCGGCGCCGTGTCCGAAGAAACAGAAGAGCAGCGCTCCGTTGGTGAGCTGCCGGATGAACTCGGCGCTGGCCCCGGCTTTGAGCTTGGTAGCGGTCAGCGGGTACTCGGTAAGATAGACCTTCACCGGGTCGAGCAGACCGGCGGCTGTGTCCGCCTGCTCCTCGCAATTCGGGATGTGGTCCCTGATCTCATCGGGATCGTCAAAGCTGCCCTTGATCTCGTCGTCCGCGAGCAGGAGATACCGTTTTGCCCAGTACCCCAACGGCTGCGTCTCATACCGCTTCACCCGGTCGAGAAACTGGCGGAACTCCAACGCGCTTCTGACCGTTGCTCGGCCGAGTATCAGGTCCGGAGCCAAGCCGCCGCCGTCCAGGTCCGCGTACCAGGCGTCCAGCGCCAGAGCCGTGCTACCGTACACCTCCGGGTCGATGTCCAGGCCCATCTCGTACGGCGGTAGCGTCGGGCCGGTACGAAGTTGCAGGATGTTTCGATAGTCGTAGGTCCCGTCTCCGGCGAGCAGCGCGTACGCGGGCCGCTTCGCCTGCAGCAACCGCTTGATCGCTCCCGGCTCCTCGGTACCGAATGCGTAGTCATCATAGACTTCGGACAGCTTCGCCACCTGGACCCGGGCGTTCGGTATCCCGGCGACGTTTCCCTGGCGATACCGGGCAAACAACTCCCCGGCATGATAGAACTCGTCCGGACAGACGACGAAGTAGTCGCCCGACAGAGCCGGGCTGCGCAGGCTGCCCGGGCTCCGACGCACCACCTCCGCGGGCGCGAGCAGCCCGGATGAGAGCGCGCACCGCACGCGCCTGAGCCCGGCGCCGGTCAGCCGCAAGTTCCGACGGCTGCCGGAAACGCCGGTCTGGACTATCCGCCCGGGGTTGTAGGGATTGGTGACATCCAGTAGCAGCACCTCACCGGCAGCGCCATCGATACCGAATTCGGCCCCGTTACCCTCGGGAGCGATGAACTCAAGCTGGGACTCGGTCTTTGACAATGCCAGTTTCTCGCTGTAGCCCACTTCCAGGAAGTCAAGGAAGACCTCCATCTCCGGGTCCCCATATAGCTCCACGGTCAGGCTATCGGACTTCCCTGCCCGGGCCGCGGCCTCGATTGGCAGGCTGTCAAAGAGAAAGTCGCGGCGGTTGTTGGGCAGTTTGGAGTCCATGGGTATCCGCAGCGTATCCAACTCGGTGCCGTTGAGGTAAACCCGCGCGTAGGCGGAGCCGGAGCCCTTGCCGTAGAACCGGCCTTTGACCCAGCGGATGGTGTCGCGGCGAGGCAGAACCAGTTTCACATCCGCGGTCACTTCCAGTCCCTCGATCTTGACTATGTCCTTCCACAACCAGAGCAGGCCGGACCGGGAGGGGCAGAGGCTGTCGGTTTCGAGCCGGGCGTGCGCGTACCCGTTCGGCTGCGGGTTCGTCGCTCCCCCTCCCGAGACAGTGTCCATACGGCGCCCGTCTTCCCCGCCCCACGTCAGCCACCAGCAGTTGCTGCTAGTGAACACGTTCGTTTGCCAGACAGCGTCGCTGGTACGCCAGAGGGAATCGGTGCTCCAGTAGGAAGGCGACTCGGCGTAGAACGCCAGGTATTCACCCTTGTCGAACTTCGCGTCGCCGTTCTCTTTCACGTACACGGGTACCTCGACCATCGTGTCGGGATACGGGCCATTGATGGCGTGCGGGCCGATCGAGTAGAGCTTCATCGTCGCCGGCGCGATTGACTCCGGCTTGAACCCGGCCGCTTTCAGCTCGGCCGCATTGATGCGATACACGCCCGTGCTCTCGGTCTTCACCCGGCACCAGACGTTCGAGCGCTCGAAGAAGTTGATGGAATCCTGCTGCGGCAGATCGAGCTTCCAGCCGACGGCGTCCGCGCCGTTGGCAAGCATCGGCCTGATGACATCGTCCAGCACATCCGGCCGGTCGTTCCGAAACGCGGGCCGGTCAAAAGAGAGAGTGACGCGCACCTTGCGGTGCAGTTGCAGCATCCTCGTGGCCGCATTGTACTGGACCGGACTCACTCTGACTCTGGCGACCCGGATTCCCCGGAGCGTCTCTATGCTCAGGATTTCGGCTGGTGCTGCCGGCCAGAACCCGCCTCCCGCCAGTATGCTCTGCTCGGTCTGCTGATTGCTGCCCCCGAACCCGACGGCAGGCCTGACCTGCACGCCCGCCGAAGTCTCCGTGCCCTCGGTCGAGACGCTCAACCTCACTCCACCGGTCTGCGGTATGCCGACGAGGACGACCTGACTCGGCAGATCGGGCTCGCCCGGCTCAGCCAGCCGCTCGAATCCGCGCGCCGCCACGGCGACACCCGTCCCTGTGCCTACGGTGCTGAAGCTGTCGGCCGCGAACTCCAGCACAACGCCCTTCTCTCCCGAACTCAGCACCTGCATCGCATCAGCCGCTGCACGTGTGAGTGATTTCCCGGTTGCGCTCTGCGCGACGGATCTTCGCGTAACGGGAACCCCGGTCCCGACGCCTGCCGGCAACTGCGCCGGGGACAGCCTGCGAGTCGCGTCCGGACTCCTTCCGGGGTCCTGAGCGGATCCGATTGTTGTAAGGTTTACCGTCAGAGATACGAAAAGAAGCGAGCGGACAAAGCGGGCGATGTTAATCATACTACAGAGATGTTATGCCGTGCTCCTCCTCTAGTCAAACGTGCGCCTTCAGCCGCGTCTGGTAACACTTCCGACTCTACTATTCTGACTTCTGCCTTCTGACCTCGATCGCTCTCAAACAGCCACCCCGACCAGCGCGCCGCCCAGTATCAGCCAGACCGGCTCGATCCTGTACCGGAGCAGCAGGCAGAACGCGAGCGGCGCCACGACCGCCTGCACCGGCCCGGCTATCGCTGTCTTCCCTACGAAGACCGTCGCAGTCAAGATCATGCCGGTCACGGCCGGCATCACGCCGGAGAGGAAGCCCTGCACCGCACCATTGTATTGTACCCGACGGTAGACGTGTATCAAGCCCCAGAGCATGAGCGATGACGGCAGGAAGGTGCCCAGCGCCGCGATCAAAGCGCCCCAGAACCCGAGCACCTTGTAGCCGATGAACGCCGCGGTTATTGCCACCGGCCCGGGCGTAATCTGGCCGAGAGCCACGCCGTCTATGAACTCCCGCATCGAGAGCCACCGGTGCACATCCACGACCTCGTGCTGCAGGAACGGAATAGCCGCGAAACCTCCGCCGAAGAT belongs to candidate division WOR-3 bacterium and includes:
- the glnA gene encoding type I glutamate--ammonia ligase — protein: MKKLTAREVLALVRKDRIGFAQLWFTDVLGFLKGVTIPIAQLPRALEGGMAFDGSSIEGFARIEESDMVAKPDPATFAVLPWEVQGARACRLFCDVQSPSGAPVAVDPRLVLRRVLDRAKKLGFTCYCGCEMESFYFKSDKAPEFLDLNGYFDLTPTAIAEQVRHDSIDALEKLGVQVEYSHHEVSQSQHEVDLRYTDALTMADNVVTYRFVARQVAQKNSVHISFMPKPVFGVNGSGMHVHMSLFKNGRNLFFDARSPMNISDTARHYVAGLLRHASELTAVTNQWVNSYKRLVPGYEAPVYISWAQMNRSALVRVPAFDKKRPNSARVEYRSPDPACNPYLAFAVLIAAGLEGVTKKLKLGPPTSDNIYRMTSRERKDAGIGSLPSDLHGAVLEAEASPFVRAALGDEMFESFIRNKKLEWDEYKMQVSEYEIRRYLPLL
- a CDS encoding M23 family metallopeptidase — protein: MEPLQVLVALKRRNRFLNLFVPAYAIYLGIAGVVALFVLGSLLGSLAVSRLTDSGRVGRLSRENANLKAQVAAYAAAMDTFRQFMTRAEQVDNKLRASISLPLIPSDIRLMGIGGNQPPSPEPRVDAMLRRVRFEQQSLSEIEAALKEQESRLKNVPSIWPVQGWIGSGYGYRRDPFTGRREMHAGLDIVAPTGSPVAATAAGRVVYAGWKSGWGRCVELEHGAGIRTFYAHCRTLKVSGGENVLRGDVIATVGNSGRSTGTHLHYAVLKNGNWVNPDNYVLTQLSAN